One Amorphoplanes digitatis genomic window carries:
- a CDS encoding SDR family NAD(P)-dependent oxidoreductase, with protein sequence MRHGFVIGNTDGIGLALTRRLLAEGWAVTGMSRRPAAVEHDRYVHVAADVATPEFPPSLARALDAAGGVDLCVYAAGVGDLLDPDDLAAQTRVLEVNLIGAARAVEVVVPRMLAAGGGHFIGLSSLADTLITPVAPGYAASKAGLSSYLIALGAALRPRGVHVSTVRFGFVDTKMAKAPVRPMMITVDRAVDVLMRCVRTRAAVVSYPRRMAVLTAALGPVARARARLGSR encoded by the coding sequence GTGCGACATGGGTTCGTCATCGGCAACACCGACGGCATCGGCCTGGCCCTGACCCGGCGGCTGCTGGCGGAGGGCTGGGCGGTCACCGGCATGTCCCGGCGGCCGGCCGCGGTCGAGCACGACCGGTACGTTCACGTGGCGGCGGACGTCGCCACGCCCGAGTTCCCGCCGAGCCTGGCCCGGGCCCTGGACGCGGCGGGCGGCGTGGACCTCTGCGTGTACGCCGCCGGCGTCGGTGACCTGCTCGACCCGGACGACCTCGCGGCGCAGACCCGGGTCCTCGAGGTGAACCTGATCGGCGCGGCCCGCGCCGTCGAGGTCGTGGTGCCGCGGATGCTGGCGGCGGGCGGCGGGCACTTCATCGGGCTGTCCAGCCTCGCGGACACGCTGATCACGCCCGTCGCGCCGGGGTACGCCGCGTCGAAGGCCGGGCTGTCGTCCTATCTGATCGCGCTGGGCGCCGCGCTGCGGCCGCGGGGGGTGCACGTCAGCACGGTCCGGTTCGGATTCGTGGACACCAAGATGGCCAAGGCGCCCGTGCGGCCCATGATGATCACCGTGGACCGGGCGGTCGACGTGCTGATGCGCTGCGTGCGTACCAGGGCGGCGGTGGTGTCGTATCCCCGGCGGATGGCGGTGCTGACCGCGGCGCTGGGACCCGTCGCCCGGGCGCGGGCCCGGCTGGGAAGCCGCTGA